The following nucleotide sequence is from Labeo rohita strain BAU-BD-2019 chromosome 3, IGBB_LRoh.1.0, whole genome shotgun sequence.
ttttctcaatatttagatttttttgcaacctcagattccagattttcaaatagttgtatcacaACCACAtaaatggaaatcttttttattcagctttcggatGATATATAagtctcagtttaaaaaaaaatgacacttatgattggctttgtggtccagggtcacatatggaagTGGCACAAATCGGAATTGAAAAAATCAGATTTCATGTGGTTTGTTCTGTTTACACTGTCATGAGAAAAACAGATCTGTCACAAATgcattatgttatatttttaataaatttttgaTGTTTCTAAATGTTTGATGTTCTAGAATGTTTCTGAGATAAATCTGTGGATCTTAGTAAGTAATCACATAAAGAGCAAGACCAGAGGATGAACACAaccaaataaatgttatattaaatatatggtGATCGCGCTGTATGCATGTGAAATCGTTACATATGCAAAACATGGCAATTGCTTGTGTGttattagtttagtttagtttagtttagtcaCTTTATTGTCCACAAGAAATTTTTCTTTGGCAAATTAGTGTAGTCAGATTGTGTTTGTATACAACTGTAAGTTACATTAAGATCAAACCACATTTGATGAGTAATCCATGCAGAAATCATGCAGAGATTTTTTCAAAAGGTtcacaaatttaattttgacactgtatttattacaattattttatcggGAGATCTGAAAACTACACCAGAGTTGCAACCAATTTCAACATATTTTTTGACATTCATTATCAGCTTTCTTATAAGAaaatcttatcttatcttatacACTACAgctattattatattcattgattagaagttttattattagaataattattaataatctaTTATTAACAGCATTATTTCTGGTTAGAAATGTCCTATGATATCTTACTTGTACTGATTCGTCATTTGATGTGACAAAATAATCTATAAATTTAATTGGCCAGATGACACAGTTTCACCTTTGAGTTACTATCTAGTCCAAACACGGcatagagcggctgagtgaatgtggtctggactctGTGGAGGAGACTCATTTTGTCTGTGACACTGTAGAAGGACAAAATGCCTGCTCTgtgatccacatacactcctattctactggAGATACGACTTACAGGAAGGACGTACTCTATGTTACTGTGCCAGAATGAGCAACAGAAAGGAGTGCAGTACAatctccaggactgatcattacaCCCAGCTACACTCTCAGGATTTTTGCCCTTTCtcctgatgctcttatatgtcACTCCTATATCCACTCCTGATGGCTGTTTGATGCTCCACCCcacctcccagtaacagcgtccagttacactctctctacacaacgcTTGCCACCAATGATTAAATCTGTCTGGATGGTAAGGATAATGTTGTTTTGTGTCAGCGACAGTAATCAATGTGTTTCCCTCAGACAGATGAAGGAAATAATTCACTGAGTTCAGATCCAGAGTCAACTGACGGGAATCTAATGGACATAAAAACAAAGTCAGGCATGAACTTTCATATTAATATGATACTTTAAATGGATTTATTGTCACTATATAATGATAATGCGGGGAAAGTTTAATGTATCTCTGACTGTTAAAATCAATGAAATGTCAGTCCATTTCAACCAATCAATTCTGATTATGGATGATTCAGATAAAAAAGCCTGATAATTGCCTCatcttgcaaaataaaagctatcaaaaacaaatgtaaatgtatgaatCTGAATGTTGATGTGCAAAGAGATAtgaaaagttcagatgcaaaaccagctaaatccatttgacatctttcttaaaaaaatgcatttttatcaggctcagatgtataggtttgtATGTAAATACCGgtgcttctgattgggctgaggctggtattttagcgagtttgaagaaaaagtatctGATGGACATATGtgttgagagcattcactcaatatcattatctcatttttgaccaagatggcttttagctggttttgcatctgaactcttcatataaacTAAGCATTTGCCAGAAAATGTTGTATTGGTACCTTCTATGAACATAGTACTGTGTTTCTGCAATTTAGTTTTCCCATAAGCTAAAGGCTAAACCctttacagttacttatgattAAATAACATTACTTGTGTTAAGGGTCAAATATGGTTAACGTATATTTCACATCCatcaacaaatattttaattgaaaataaacagatttgttcaaaatgattgCAGTCCCTTTTTTAGGTGCACACATTTGCTCACTAATGTTAAATGTCTGTACTCACAAAACACTCTGGTTACTAATGTAAACTCAGTTTCCTGAGATAATAGGAATGAGCATTGTGTTTGCTAACGCTTACGAAGGAAACTCTCCAAGGCTTTGGTATTTCTCCAAAAACACATTGCTTGCTATttcagggaaccaaggttatgTTAGTAACTGGAGTGTTCCCTTTTTGATACAGTTCACTTGCATTGTGTTCACTAATGCTTATGGAAACAAAATTCAATAGCTCAGAACAAAAAGCCATCCTGCAAGCACAGTCCTATGATGTCCATGGTGGGGGAGCCAAGAATAGTATGTGCTTTTATAAGGGCCGAATCAGTGATGCCCAGGCAATGAGGCTGGGGTCTATGGATAAAAACAGCCTGACCATCGTCAGGGGCACATGTTGGTTAGACAGATAAAAGACGTGCCTAAAGGGCAGGGATGTCCAAGTTATAAAACCTAACAAAGTTACCAATGGACACTTCACTGGATCATGCCCAGGAGGAGGCCATACCCCTGGTAGAGTGGGCCCTCACTCCAATGGGAGACTATAAGCCCACTGAGGCATAAGCCAGTGCTATAGCATCTACTTTCCACTGGGATCATCTCCTCTGAACCTCAAAAAGATCTGCTCTGATAGCAAAAACTGGCTATAGTGCTCTTCCTATATTCTAAAAGTCTGGAATGGGTAGAATGAGAGCACATCCTTCTCATCCTCTCAAGCAGGAAGACGTTTCGCATAGCCAGACCTACAGACTGACGACTGAAGCTCTGGGTACTTTGTCTGTTTTGAATGGCCAAAACCCGCCCAAGAGGCCatttgactgacaggtaaagcaacaaATCATGTTTCATTTTGTGGCATCATGTTTAGGGGCATGGAAATGTGAGCACAATAACAGGccggtgtgtaaaactcttgcACATATTTTAAGATTCTATGCCatgaagtttaaaatatttcacatacttttaaaaatccaGAGTTTAGTTGATACTGACAAGCTCTCActgtcacagttgtaaacacagCAGCTTTCTTCTTCACTAAGGGAGTTTGGCATCAAGGCATCTTTGTTTCCAGGCGGAACATTAAAGAACACGACACTTACGTCTCCCAGAAATCCTTATAATTTTCCAATCCAACTGTGCGTTTCCAGATAAGTGtgccatatgcatcagacgtttagACAACGttctgtgggtgtgacgtctgaggctgagactaaaCAGGAAGAGCTAAAAACATAATAACTTGTGCTTTGAAAGAAGTAGAGAGAACCTTAAGATCATAGTCATGTCTTGGCTTGAGGATGACTTTGCAGTCATTAAGCCCAAACTCAAAGCATGCTCAATTAGAGTGCCTGCAAGACGTCCACTCACCAGCCAGCAGGATAATGGTCTTAAGCAACAGGGTCCGTAACCTCAGTCAACCGACTGTAATGGCTCAAATAGAGAACCTAGCAGGGCCTTGAGGGCCGTGGATAGATCCCAGGTTGGAAACAGTCTGCTGTTTCCCCTCAAGAGCTTCTTGACCAAGTCATTCTTCCCTATTCTTCCTGCCATGTATACTATGGACTGCTTGTCCAGCAGCACCTGTGAAAAGGAAATGGGAGCTGGAGAACTTGGTCAAGAAGTGGCACATAGCATTGACAAGCTTCCGATTCCCTGTTTCCTCAGTGCCGTCAATGAAGGTGAAGGTGACGGAAGCAGAACAGTGGATGCTGACTGAGTAGGAGGTAAGCCATGACTTTAGTGGAGTGGTGGAGGTCTCCTGGGCAAAAGTGAGTTGGGATCCTCCATGGGCCATGACCAATCCATGACATGAGACGCTGCTAATGAAATGGATTCATTCGCTTACCTGCAAGAAAGCTTTCTGCTACTGTAGCAAGGCAAGACTTATGCTTTCACAGTGAGAGCAGTCCGTCTCTGTGAGCACGGCTTCAGTGTGCACTCATTGTGAGGCAACAAAACACCACAGAAGTATGCTCAATTAGGGTGAAATTTGCTTTTAAGTCTGGCCACAGGGGACAAGCACTCTAGCGCCTTTTCACTGCAGAGGCTTTCCCAGTAACAGGGTTCTTTTTCACGGGCTGAAGGCCCTGCCCATTTTAGTGGACTGAAATGCCATTTATTCATGCAGCTACACAAAAGTGCAATGTGAGTGAACTGTATCAAAAGGGCACTTTGAATTTCTCAatagtaatatgtatttttcaaatACTGTCAAGTGGAGTCACTGATGGAGGTTTTCAGCACACACATGCAACTAATTCATGATGAACGTACAAATAGTATAGAACAAAATCATGCCATTAATTCAGTGTAAAACAGACGTGTGTTTTCAGTTACTCACATCGTAGAAACTCCTTTCTGGTCTCATATTCAGGAGTGCCGATGACCTGGGCGGTTTTCACTacagtacaaaaacacatctgcaGTTTAATTCTCATCAAGAAACTAAATGCATCATTAATGACAATAAATTAGCATTTACCTCTTCTAGATATGTTTTCTATAGTCTCTCTGGAGAACTGCTCCAGTTCATCTCTTAGTTGAAACACAGATTTCCCTACAACATCCAAAGAGAGATCAGAACTGACAGTGAAGTCATCTGTAGATCCAGGGAGAGAGACAGACGCCAAACTCTACatacacaaagaaaaaagaaaaaaaatacacacacacaaactcccTATAAttatgaaagcttatttaagTCCTAAGAGTTTGAGAAATCATTGTTACCTGAAGGAAATGAACATGATCCTGTGTTTCTGTAAGATGCTTTAGCTCAGCACCTCTACACCTCACTTCATCGAGCTCCAGCTCTAGTTGCTTTAGTCGTCTTTCAACTCGATTCATTACAACTCTTTCCTGATCTTTAATCAGCTGCGTCACCTCAGAGCGTTGTTTTTCAATGGAGAGGATGAGTTCAGTAGagatcctctcactgtcctcTATTGCTGTCTGTGCAAAGCTCTGTTATAGAACAGACattaaaatcagtttattaaCAAGTATTGGTCCCTCATAGTGGGCTTCAGTGGGACAATAAATGGAAGCTCCAGCACTGGAAGAGTTTCTCAAACTTCTCCAAACTCACCTTA
It contains:
- the LOC127160330 gene encoding E3 ubiquitin/ISG15 ligase TRIM25-like isoform X2, which produces MAEASISWTEDQFRCPVCLDLLKDPVTIPCGHSYCKECISGCWDQEDWRGLYSCPQCRKIFMPRPVLYKNVVFAEMVEKLNKARLQAAFPAVLHTGSGDVQCDSCTGIKQKAVKSCLECRISYCQNHLEHHGNLLSGQKHTLMDATGRLWEMICPQHDKLLEIYCRTDECCICMQCLVDEHKNHDTVSAAAARTEKQRNFEEKLIKRQKIIQERQLNLRKVVASHKSFAQTAIEDSERISTELILSIEKQRSEVTQLIKDQERVVMNRVERRLKQLELELDEVRCRGAELKHLTETQDHVHFLQSLASVSLPGSTDDFTVSSDLSLDVVGKSVFQLRDELEQFSRETIENISRRVKTAQVIGTPEYETRKEFLRYSRQLTLDLNSVNYFLHLSEGNTLITVADTKQHYPYHPDRFNHWWQALCRESVTGRCYWEVGWSIKQPSGVDIGVTYKSIRRKGKNPESVAGCNDQSWRLYCTPFCCSFWHSNIEYVLPVSRISSRIGVYVDHRAGILSFYSVTDKMSLLHRVQTTFTQPLYAVFGLDSNSKVKLCHLAN